A single window of Grus americana isolate bGruAme1 chromosome 10, bGruAme1.mat, whole genome shotgun sequence DNA harbors:
- the SPG21 gene encoding maspardin, with product MGEIKVSPDYNWFRSTVPLKKIIVDDDDSKVWSLYDAGPRNIRCPLIFLPPVSGTADVFFQQILALTGWGYRVIALQYPVYWDHLEFCDGFRKLLDHLQLDKVHLFGASLGGFLAQKFAEYTHKSPRVQSLILCNSFSDTSIFNQTWTANSFWLMPAFMLKKIVLGNFASGPLDPEMADGIDFMVDRLESLGQSELASRLTLNCQNSYVEPHKIRDIPVTIMDVFDQSALSTEAKEEMYKLYPNARRAHLKTGGNFPYLCRSAEVNLYIQIHLLQFHGTRYAAIDPSMVSAEELEVQKISLHTSNEHEEQVGTYEHI from the exons ataataGTAGACGATGATGACAGTAAAGTCTGGTCGCTGTATGATGCGGGACCCAGGAACATTCGGTGCCCACTCATATTTCTCCCTCCTGTGAGCGGAACTGCAGATGTGTTTTTCCAGCAGATTTTGGCGCTGACTGGATGGGGCTACAGAGTTATCGCT cTGCAGTATCCGGTGTACTGGGATCACCTTGAGTTCTGTGATGGATTCAGAAAACTGTTAGACCACCTTCAGCTGGATAAA GTTCACCTTTTTGGAGCTTCCCTGGGAGGCTTTCTGGCTCAAAAATTTGCAgaatacacacacaaatctcCAAGAGTTCAATCTCTGATCCTGTGTAATTCCTTTAGTGACACTTCTATCTTCAATCAGACATGGACAGCAAACAG CTTTTGGCTGATGCCTGCttttatgctgaaaaaaattgtccttgGGAATTTTGCATCTGGTCCTCTAGATCCTGAAATGGCCGATGGGATTGATTTCATGGTGGACAGG CTGGAGAGTCTGGGCCAGAGTGAGCTCGCTTCAAGACTTACCCTCAACTGCCAGAACTCCTATGTAGAACCTCATAAAATTCGAGACATCCCTGTAACCATTATGGAT GTGTTCGACCAAAGTGCGCTTTCGActgaagcaaaagaagaaatgtataAGCTGTATCCTAATGCCAGAAGAGCTCATCTCAAAACAGGAGGCAATTTTCCATACCTCTGCAGGAGCGCTGAGGTTAACCTATACATTCAA ATCCACTTGCTGCAGTTCCATGGTACCCGGTATGCAGCCATTGATCCCTCCATGGTCAGCGCAGAAGAGCTGGAAGTCCAGAAGATCAGTCTTCACACCAGCAATGAGCACGAAGAGCA GGTGGGCACTTATGAACACATCTAA